The following proteins are co-located in the Patescibacteria group bacterium genome:
- the dnaK gene encoding molecular chaperone DnaK, with protein MGKILGIDLGTTNSCMAVMEGGQPKVLENKEGMRTTPSMVGLTKGAERVVGMPAKRQAVTNPKNTLYSVKRLIGRRFSDSEVQRDIKMMPYEIVQRGEGVAIKLGDKDFSPQEIAAMILGKMKADAEEKLGEKISEAIITVPAYFDDAQRQATKDAGEIAGLKVLRIINEPTAAALAYGFDKKVGQKIAVYDLGGGTFDVSVLDVSEGTVEVLATNGDTHLGGDDFDMVIMKWIMDEFKKLEGVDLGGDALAMQRIKDAAERAKIELSTANETEINQPFITSGAEGPKHLVLKLTRAKLEELVMPLIEKTFGPVKQAIADAKLDAKSIGEIVMVGGMTRMPLVLKKVEEYFGKKPNVTVNPDEVVAVGAAIQAGVLQGDVKDILLLDVTPLSLGLETMGNVFTKVIDKNTTIPTSKSQVFSTATDNQPAVTIRIAQGERSMFGDNKLLGQFDLSGIPPAPRGVPQIEVKFDIDANGILHVSATDKASNKTQTIAITSSSGLSKDEIEKMKQDAEAHADEDKKKRDLSETRNIADTTVYTVEKMMVDFKDKMSDDEKKDLQTKIDAVKAVKDGEDVEKMKSTAEELSKAAQTIGAKMYQQNPTPETAPAGEAKPETKDAEFTEKKDNGQGSSS; from the coding sequence ATGGGAAAAATTCTTGGAATCGATTTGGGAACTACGAACTCCTGCATGGCCGTGATGGAAGGCGGACAGCCGAAGGTTCTTGAAAACAAAGAGGGAATGCGCACCACGCCGTCCATGGTTGGATTGACGAAGGGCGCGGAGCGCGTTGTTGGCATGCCGGCTAAGCGACAGGCGGTGACGAACCCGAAGAATACCCTTTACTCCGTGAAGCGCCTTATTGGACGCCGGTTTTCTGATAGTGAAGTGCAGCGCGATATCAAGATGATGCCGTACGAAATTGTGCAGCGCGGCGAGGGTGTTGCTATTAAGCTCGGCGACAAAGATTTTTCGCCACAGGAAATTGCGGCGATGATTCTTGGAAAGATGAAGGCTGATGCAGAAGAGAAGCTTGGCGAAAAGATTTCTGAGGCAATCATCACCGTTCCAGCGTATTTTGATGACGCTCAGCGTCAGGCCACGAAAGATGCAGGCGAGATCGCCGGCCTCAAGGTTTTGCGTATCATCAATGAACCAACTGCTGCAGCTCTTGCCTACGGCTTCGACAAGAAAGTTGGTCAGAAGATTGCGGTGTATGACCTCGGAGGCGGAACGTTCGACGTTTCGGTTCTCGACGTATCCGAGGGAACTGTCGAGGTATTAGCGACCAACGGTGATACGCACCTGGGTGGTGATGACTTCGACATGGTCATCATGAAATGGATCATGGACGAGTTTAAGAAACTCGAGGGCGTTGACCTCGGAGGCGATGCGCTTGCTATGCAGCGTATTAAAGATGCGGCCGAGAGAGCGAAGATCGAACTCTCGACGGCGAATGAAACGGAAATCAACCAGCCGTTCATTACATCTGGTGCAGAAGGTCCAAAGCATCTGGTGCTGAAGCTTACGCGTGCGAAGCTTGAAGAACTCGTCATGCCACTCATAGAGAAGACCTTTGGTCCCGTGAAGCAGGCAATTGCTGATGCTAAGCTCGACGCGAAATCTATCGGTGAGATTGTTATGGTGGGTGGAATGACCCGCATGCCGTTGGTTTTGAAGAAGGTAGAAGAATACTTCGGTAAGAAACCAAACGTCACCGTGAACCCGGATGAAGTTGTGGCCGTGGGCGCAGCGATTCAGGCTGGTGTTCTCCAGGGCGACGTGAAGGACATTTTGCTCCTCGACGTGACCCCGCTTTCCCTTGGTCTTGAAACGATGGGTAATGTGTTTACTAAGGTCATCGACAAGAACACGACCATTCCAACTTCCAAGTCTCAAGTATTCTCGACGGCCACGGATAACCAGCCGGCCGTGACGATTCGTATTGCCCAGGGCGAGCGCTCCATGTTCGGCGATAACAAGTTGCTCGGACAGTTCGACCTTTCCGGTATTCCGCCAGCCCCGCGCGGTGTTCCGCAGATTGAGGTGAAGTTCGATATCGACGCGAACGGCATCTTGCACGTTTCGGCGACCGATAAGGCTTCGAACAAGACGCAAACGATTGCAATCACGTCGTCTTCTGGACTTTCAAAGGACGAAATCGAGAAAATGAAGCAGGACGCTGAAGCCCACGCAGATGAGGATAAGAAAAAGCGCGATTTGTCCGAAACCCGCAACATTGCTGATACAACCGTGTACACTGTTGAGAAGATGATGGTAGATTTCAAGGACAAGATGTCTGACGACGAAAAGAAAGACCTCCAGACCAAGATCGACGCCGTGAAAGCTGTGAAGGACGGCGAGGATGTCGAAAAGATGAAGTCTACGGCCGAAGAACTCTCGAAAGCCGCACAAACAATTGGCGCCAAGATGTATCAGCAGAACCCCACGCCAGAAACCGCACCAGCTGGTGAAGCAAAGCCGGAAACGAAAGATGCAGAGTTTACGGAGAAGAAGGATAACGGACAGGGATCTTCCTCATAA
- a CDS encoding FAD-dependent oxidoreductase produces MKKKAVAVVGGGVAGLSAAYRLLQSGQCEVDIFEAKSYLGGRIQSREVQGQKIDFGGFLIYPWYTHCHQLLKDLDLERLLTRTPIKELYYVLEKNGSPLKLQEIPFSKIQTLQIWSKSLLRLLPEKDVADPGLDRFDRKTISEYVRSSLDVATHAGLFETYLDTLNQGYCYGPVSSVKASFMAPIFRQTALYGDVRSTSYFSHGTSAIIDQLATEITRLGGRIHLGTPITHVKGRTLMSDGQSFKNQAVIFAQNVTPDLYRDILKGVEAECWYTHFVTATVKLDVQPKCRETDDWGAIFYAPDELLSQQVLSAINLDVLYGPHLRNYVTLNVIIRGDRDQPIAASKVKAKLQAEILELFPECSTASIEAFVHWEKTMPVAQEAFVEAVRAAQGKNRYYFAGDFLGAPSIEAAISTGKAAAQGVIDAL; encoded by the coding sequence ATGAAGAAGAAAGCAGTGGCGGTGGTAGGTGGAGGTGTAGCGGGTTTGTCGGCCGCCTACCGGTTATTACAAAGTGGTCAGTGCGAGGTGGACATTTTTGAAGCGAAATCGTATCTGGGGGGCAGAATTCAAAGCCGAGAGGTGCAGGGTCAAAAGATCGACTTCGGGGGATTTTTGATTTATCCATGGTACACGCATTGTCATCAGCTACTAAAGGATCTTGATCTTGAGCGTTTGCTGACGCGAACGCCAATTAAGGAACTCTACTACGTGCTCGAGAAGAACGGTTCGCCCTTGAAACTTCAAGAAATTCCTTTTTCTAAAATACAGACCTTACAGATTTGGTCGAAATCTCTTTTGCGATTATTACCGGAAAAAGATGTGGCTGATCCAGGTCTTGATCGCTTTGATCGCAAAACAATCTCAGAATACGTGCGTTCAAGCTTGGACGTCGCCACCCACGCGGGTTTATTTGAAACTTATCTTGATACCCTGAACCAGGGGTATTGCTACGGTCCGGTTAGTTCAGTTAAGGCTTCTTTCATGGCACCCATTTTCCGCCAAACTGCACTTTATGGTGATGTGCGCAGTACTTCTTATTTTTCACATGGCACGAGCGCTATTATTGATCAGTTAGCTACGGAAATTACTCGTTTGGGCGGACGGATTCACTTGGGTACGCCAATCACTCATGTAAAAGGTCGAACTCTAATGAGCGACGGGCAAAGTTTTAAAAACCAGGCGGTCATCTTTGCTCAGAACGTTACACCGGACTTGTATAGAGACATTTTAAAGGGCGTAGAGGCGGAGTGTTGGTACACGCATTTTGTGACCGCGACGGTTAAACTGGATGTTCAGCCTAAATGCCGAGAAACCGATGACTGGGGGGCTATATTCTATGCGCCGGACGAATTATTGAGCCAGCAGGTTCTGTCAGCGATTAACTTGGATGTTCTGTACGGACCGCACTTGAGAAACTATGTGACTCTAAACGTGATTATTCGGGGCGACAGGGATCAGCCGATCGCGGCGTCTAAAGTGAAAGCAAAGCTGCAAGCAGAAATCCTGGAACTTTTTCCAGAGTGCTCAACGGCTAGTATTGAAGCTTTTGTCCATTGGGAGAAGACTATGCCGGTGGCTCAAGAGGCCTTTGTGGAGGCTGTTAGAGCGGCTCAGGGAAAGAATCGGTATTATTTTGCCGGGGATTTCCTTGGAGCGCCGAGCATCGAAGCCGCCATTTCAACCGGCAAAGCCGCTGCCCAAGGTGTTATTGACGCTTTATAA
- the dnaX gene encoding DNA polymerase III subunit gamma/tau, giving the protein MAEALYRKYRPNTFAEVAEQQHVVRTVTNQLRDGKVAHAYLFAGPRGVGKTTIARLLAKALNCETRKEGEAEPCGACGACLEMRQGRFMDLVEIDAASQSKVEETRENIIENVRFAPTRGKFKVFIIDEVHMLSTASFNAILKTLEEPPAHVVFILATTELHKIPATIISRCQRFDFHRVPPKEMIERLQTISKAEGFTVDEKVLASIARLSEGCLRDAESLLGQLFSLGETTIGEDQASLILPATHTGTVAEIAEAVAKKDVETALKTVNSFVDGGGSLRHLIDELLEYVRSMLFASLGFLSTEQYDPSTLQKLNATAKLASSDVHRRFLDALLTARTRQSISALPQIPLEIAIVEATGGQDGLNGQIGHSEPRPVVAPAPAPTPTPAPAFVRPTAPPPQPLQPSQPSSAFQVSDFDLPPSTMDTEHATPPPVTGAGLITPPSQASAPTTGALPFTLDELIEKWGRCCAHVGERNMSMPLILGSSKPVAIDGSTITISLAYQFHVKAMEDQKSQRLVQEAIGAIMMAMPTQILCIIEKGKEPNNPVDTLVEAFGGQVL; this is encoded by the coding sequence ATGGCCGAAGCTCTGTACCGAAAATACCGACCAAATACGTTTGCGGAAGTGGCTGAACAGCAGCATGTTGTTCGGACTGTAACCAACCAGTTGCGAGATGGGAAAGTGGCCCACGCCTATCTTTTTGCGGGTCCTAGGGGCGTAGGGAAGACAACTATTGCGAGACTGCTCGCTAAGGCTTTGAATTGTGAAACGCGCAAAGAGGGTGAGGCTGAACCGTGTGGAGCTTGCGGGGCGTGTTTGGAGATGCGTCAGGGCAGGTTCATGGATCTAGTGGAGATTGACGCTGCTAGCCAGAGCAAGGTTGAAGAGACCCGCGAGAACATCATTGAGAACGTCCGCTTTGCGCCCACGCGCGGGAAGTTCAAGGTGTTTATCATTGACGAGGTGCACATGTTGTCGACCGCGTCATTCAACGCCATTTTGAAGACACTTGAAGAACCACCGGCTCATGTAGTTTTTATTTTGGCGACCACCGAACTCCATAAAATCCCGGCGACGATTATTTCCCGCTGCCAGCGGTTTGATTTCCATCGAGTTCCTCCGAAAGAGATGATCGAGAGACTACAAACTATTTCTAAAGCTGAAGGATTCACCGTCGACGAGAAGGTTCTCGCGTCCATCGCGCGCTTGAGTGAAGGATGTCTTCGAGATGCTGAGAGCCTTCTCGGTCAGCTTTTTTCACTCGGTGAAACTACTATTGGCGAGGATCAGGCCTCGCTCATTTTGCCAGCCACCCATACCGGCACAGTGGCGGAGATTGCGGAGGCGGTAGCGAAGAAAGATGTAGAAACCGCGCTTAAGACCGTGAATAGTTTTGTGGACGGGGGAGGATCACTCCGCCATTTGATCGACGAGCTGCTAGAGTATGTACGTTCGATGCTGTTTGCATCGCTCGGATTCTTGTCTACTGAACAGTACGACCCGTCGACGCTCCAGAAACTGAATGCGACTGCGAAGCTTGCGTCTTCGGACGTCCACCGAAGGTTCCTCGATGCGCTTTTGACTGCCAGAACCAGACAGAGTATTTCCGCGTTGCCGCAGATTCCGCTAGAGATTGCGATTGTGGAGGCGACGGGAGGGCAAGACGGGCTAAACGGGCAAATCGGGCATTCAGAACCAAGACCAGTTGTCGCTCCAGCTCCTGCCCCAACTCCGACACCAGCACCGGCTTTTGTTCGACCAACGGCGCCACCTCCACAGCCTCTTCAACCTTCACAACCTTCCTCCGCTTTCCAGGTTTCAGATTTTGATCTCCCGCCATCTACGATGGATACTGAGCATGCCACGCCGCCGCCTGTTACGGGTGCGGGGTTGATAACCCCTCCTTCTCAGGCCTCGGCGCCGACCACTGGTGCCCTGCCATTCACACTCGACGAGCTTATTGAGAAATGGGGACGCTGTTGCGCACACGTGGGGGAGAGGAACATGTCTATGCCGCTCATTTTGGGTTCGTCGAAGCCGGTGGCGATTGATGGCTCAACCATTACTATCAGCCTCGCCTATCAGTTCCACGTAAAGGCCATGGAAGACCAAAAGAGCCAACGGCTAGTTCAGGAAGCTATCGGCGCCATCATGATGGCTATGCCCACGCAAATTCTCTGCATCATTGAAAAAGGGAAGGAGCCGAACAACCCGGTTGATACCTTGGTTGAGGCGTTTGGCGGGCAAGTGCTTTAA
- a CDS encoding four helix bundle protein: protein MIKRKEFLQFENLEVWKKSRELVSFIYSSTRLIQDRSFKDQLQRAGLSIMNNLAEGHEAGSAKANIRYLKIAKASSGEVRSMFYAAKDLKFVGAERSTDGITRATEISKMITGYIKSLQ from the coding sequence GTGATCAAGAGGAAAGAATTTTTGCAGTTTGAGAATCTTGAAGTATGGAAAAAATCGCGAGAGCTGGTTTCTTTCATCTACTCCTCAACTAGACTGATACAGGACCGAAGTTTCAAAGATCAACTTCAGCGTGCGGGACTGTCCATAATGAATAATTTGGCCGAAGGGCATGAAGCTGGCTCGGCGAAAGCGAATATTCGATACTTGAAGATCGCGAAGGCATCCAGCGGCGAAGTGAGATCGATGTTTTACGCAGCAAAAGATCTCAAGTTTGTGGGTGCGGAGAGATCGACGGACGGGATTACTCGAGCTACCGAGATTTCGAAAATGATCACCGGATACATCAAGAGCCTTCAGTAG
- a CDS encoding type IV secretion system DNA-binding domain-containing protein, with the protein MIEDGGIQLAQNDLGLGADPIFGSTDTAGIAEQAAQFDWVSLALPIGLVLGLVFFFALLINIVRTALHKRAHARGGEEQLITYRITVPKFKSEEEAKSSDSAQQTKEKVAIAESIFAAFGGLKPDSGIHAWLYGEADIFSFEMVAMDKLVTFFATVPKKYANFFEEQMHAQYPDAYIEDAGDYNMFSPTGVVLGGYLKLKRTSAFPIKTYKELEVDPLNSLTNALSKVAEGDGLAIQVLVRPAHHHWREKGMKIVKNMQKGMTLEQALKGSSEGGIGSWFESKEDKEKAKEKLRERKMSAAETKMLEGIENKLSKAGLETNVRVIASASSPEAAQLYLTNVIQAFSQYNIYEYGNSFEKSIPSSKKAIIEGFIFRTFAEGQKLVMNTEELASLWHLPLSTSDTPNIRWMLAKTAPVPTNIPTEGLWLGTNTYRGKTTNVFIKDADRRRHMYLIGKTGSGKSEFIKNLAIQDIRAGKGVCIVDPHGDLADGVLELIPKERIDDVIYFNPSDTDKPMGLNMLECPSEDMRDFAVQEMINIFMMLFPPEMIGPMFEHQMRNYMLTLMADIENPGTLVEIPRMIADEEFQKKWVAKVKDPVVRSFWEDEMAKTSDYHKSEMMGYLVSKVGRFVENEMMRNIIGQSKSAFNFREIMDTGKILLINLSKGKTGEVNASLLGLIIVAKIQMAAFGRADMPEKDRKDFYLYIDEFQNFVTPSIATILSEARKYRLNLIMAHQYMGQLTKDGKSEIRDAVIGNVGSTFVARVGPDDIDVLGKIFEPTFSGYDLMNTQFLYWSVKIIIDGAQAQPFTLKVNEKEDGNPKVGAALKEISRIMYGRDKDEVEADIAERSGLNLKKKVIPPPPPPPA; encoded by the coding sequence GTGATCGAAGACGGAGGAATTCAACTTGCACAAAATGATCTCGGCTTAGGAGCTGATCCAATTTTTGGTTCAACAGACACTGCGGGGATTGCTGAGCAGGCGGCGCAGTTTGATTGGGTGTCTTTGGCCTTGCCAATCGGCCTCGTACTCGGGTTAGTTTTCTTTTTTGCTCTACTAATAAATATCGTTCGCACAGCCCTGCACAAGCGCGCGCACGCCCGCGGTGGAGAGGAGCAGCTTATTACCTATCGGATCACTGTTCCCAAGTTTAAGAGTGAGGAAGAGGCTAAGAGCAGTGATTCGGCTCAGCAGACGAAAGAAAAAGTAGCTATTGCGGAGAGCATTTTTGCGGCCTTTGGCGGCTTAAAGCCAGATTCCGGCATTCACGCCTGGCTGTACGGCGAAGCTGACATCTTTTCGTTTGAGATGGTGGCCATGGATAAGCTCGTCACCTTCTTTGCGACGGTTCCCAAGAAGTACGCTAACTTCTTCGAAGAACAGATGCACGCGCAATATCCAGACGCGTACATTGAAGATGCAGGGGATTACAACATGTTTTCACCTACGGGCGTGGTGCTCGGTGGCTACTTGAAGCTGAAGCGAACAAGCGCGTTCCCCATTAAGACATATAAGGAGCTGGAGGTTGATCCGCTTAACTCGCTGACCAACGCGTTATCGAAAGTTGCCGAGGGCGACGGTCTCGCTATCCAGGTGCTCGTTCGACCAGCTCATCACCATTGGCGCGAGAAGGGCATGAAGATTGTGAAGAACATGCAGAAGGGGATGACGCTCGAGCAGGCACTCAAAGGCAGCAGCGAAGGAGGAATCGGTTCTTGGTTTGAAAGCAAAGAAGACAAAGAAAAGGCCAAGGAGAAACTGCGTGAGCGCAAGATGTCGGCTGCGGAGACGAAGATGCTCGAAGGCATTGAAAACAAACTAAGCAAGGCAGGACTCGAAACAAATGTTCGTGTTATTGCTTCAGCCTCGAGCCCCGAGGCTGCGCAGTTGTATCTGACGAACGTGATTCAAGCGTTCAGCCAATACAACATTTACGAATACGGTAATTCCTTTGAAAAGAGCATCCCGAGTTCTAAGAAAGCCATTATCGAAGGATTCATTTTCCGAACATTCGCCGAAGGGCAGAAACTCGTCATGAATACTGAGGAGCTGGCTTCACTTTGGCATTTGCCGCTTTCGACGAGTGATACGCCAAACATCCGCTGGATGCTCGCCAAGACTGCGCCAGTGCCGACGAATATCCCTACAGAAGGGTTGTGGCTCGGTACCAACACCTATCGCGGAAAGACGACAAATGTGTTCATTAAGGATGCGGACAGACGTCGTCACATGTATCTCATTGGTAAAACCGGATCCGGTAAGTCTGAGTTTATTAAGAACTTGGCCATCCAGGATATTCGCGCCGGAAAAGGTGTCTGTATTGTTGACCCGCACGGAGACTTGGCTGACGGCGTACTCGAATTGATTCCGAAAGAGAGAATCGACGACGTCATTTACTTCAATCCTTCGGATACGGATAAGCCGATGGGACTCAACATGCTCGAGTGCCCGAGCGAGGACATGCGTGATTTTGCGGTGCAGGAAATGATTAACATCTTCATGATGCTTTTTCCGCCAGAGATGATCGGTCCAATGTTTGAGCACCAGATGCGTAACTACATGTTGACCTTGATGGCTGACATCGAAAATCCTGGAACGCTCGTCGAAATCCCTCGAATGATCGCGGATGAGGAATTCCAGAAGAAGTGGGTGGCGAAGGTCAAAGATCCGGTTGTTCGAAGTTTTTGGGAAGATGAGATGGCGAAGACTTCTGATTACCACAAATCAGAAATGATGGGCTACCTTGTTTCAAAGGTTGGTCGTTTCGTCGAAAACGAGATGATGCGTAACATCATTGGCCAATCAAAATCGGCCTTCAACTTCCGCGAGATCATGGATACTGGAAAGATTTTACTCATTAACTTGTCGAAGGGTAAGACCGGTGAAGTGAACGCGTCGCTGCTTGGTTTGATCATTGTGGCGAAGATTCAGATGGCCGCTTTTGGTCGAGCTGACATGCCAGAGAAAGACAGAAAAGATTTCTATCTGTATATCGACGAATTCCAGAACTTTGTCACGCCGTCTATTGCGACCATCTTGTCCGAGGCTCGAAAGTACCGACTCAACTTGATCATGGCTCACCAGTACATGGGCCAGCTGACAAAGGACGGTAAGTCCGAGATTCGCGATGCGGTTATTGGTAACGTTGGTTCCACCTTCGTCGCTCGCGTCGGTCCGGATGACATTGACGTGCTTGGCAAGATTTTCGAGCCGACCTTCTCCGGCTATGACCTCATGAATACCCAGTTCCTCTACTGGAGCGTGAAGATTATTATCGATGGCGCTCAGGCTCAGCCCTTTACGCTTAAGGTCAACGAAAAAGAAGACGGCAATCCCAAAGTTGGTGCCGCCCTCAAGGAGATTTCGAGAATCATGTACGGCCGAGATAAGGACGAGGTAGAAGCCGACATTGCTGAACGTTCGGGGCTTAATCTGAAGAAGAAGGTCATCCCGCCTCCACCTCCGCCACCGGCTTAA
- the cysS gene encoding cysteine--tRNA ligase, whose translation MLPIFFTNTLSKAKEEFKPLVPKKAGVYTCGPTVYDRAHIGNLRSFIFADVLRRTLEANGYEVKHVINITDVGHLVSDADEGEDKMEKGSKRAGKTAWEVAEEYTKLYLADSERLNLLEPTVRPKATDHIKEQVEMIEALEKNGHTYRITDGIYFDTSTLADYGRLSGQKLEDKEAGARVDMGEKKNTSDFALWKFSPEGEKRQMEWESPWGVGFPGWHIECSAMSEKYLGVPFDIHTGGIDHIAVHHENELAQTEGARGKLEANYWLHNEFLMVDGGKMSKSLGNGYTIADIADKGFSPMAFRYFVLGAHYKTPQNFTWEAMTGAQNALDNLIDAARELPEPSEVDEVLKEKFLTIINNDLDTPNALACLFEVLKDDGLMPATISATLTFFDSVLGLGLYRYIGIPLLVPQEVEELAEQRAEARKEKNWKESDRLRDVIAGLGFVVEDGKVGQKIRERR comes from the coding sequence ATGTTGCCCATTTTCTTCACGAACACCCTGTCTAAAGCTAAAGAGGAGTTCAAACCCCTCGTGCCTAAAAAAGCGGGCGTCTATACGTGCGGTCCGACCGTTTATGACCGAGCACATATCGGGAATTTGCGGTCGTTTATTTTTGCTGATGTACTTCGTCGAACACTCGAAGCAAACGGCTACGAGGTGAAGCACGTTATCAACATTACGGACGTCGGTCATCTTGTCAGTGATGCTGATGAGGGCGAGGATAAGATGGAGAAGGGTTCAAAGCGGGCAGGGAAGACTGCATGGGAAGTGGCCGAGGAGTACACGAAGTTATATTTGGCTGATTCCGAGCGATTGAATTTGCTCGAGCCGACCGTTCGACCAAAGGCGACAGATCACATCAAAGAGCAAGTAGAGATGATCGAGGCGCTCGAAAAGAACGGACACACATATCGGATAACTGATGGCATCTATTTCGATACTTCAACGTTGGCAGATTATGGTCGACTCTCCGGTCAGAAACTTGAAGACAAAGAGGCTGGTGCTCGAGTAGACATGGGCGAGAAGAAAAATACGTCAGATTTCGCGCTCTGGAAGTTTTCGCCGGAGGGGGAGAAGCGGCAGATGGAATGGGAATCTCCTTGGGGCGTTGGTTTCCCAGGTTGGCATATTGAATGCTCGGCCATGAGCGAGAAGTATCTTGGCGTGCCGTTCGACATCCACACTGGCGGAATCGACCATATCGCTGTTCATCATGAGAACGAACTCGCACAAACCGAGGGAGCTCGAGGCAAGCTCGAAGCCAACTATTGGCTACACAACGAGTTTCTGATGGTTGATGGGGGCAAGATGAGCAAATCGCTCGGGAATGGTTATACGATTGCGGACATTGCCGACAAAGGCTTCTCGCCGATGGCTTTTAGATACTTTGTGCTCGGTGCGCACTACAAGACCCCGCAGAACTTCACCTGGGAGGCGATGACGGGTGCGCAGAATGCTCTCGATAACCTAATCGACGCAGCCCGTGAGTTGCCAGAGCCGAGCGAGGTAGACGAAGTACTAAAGGAAAAGTTTTTGACGATTATTAATAATGATCTTGATACGCCAAATGCGTTGGCGTGCCTTTTTGAGGTGTTGAAGGATGACGGTCTCATGCCGGCCACCATTTCCGCTACGCTCACATTCTTTGACTCGGTGCTTGGTCTCGGACTCTATCGGTACATTGGCATTCCTCTCCTCGTCCCACAGGAAGTCGAGGAGCTCGCCGAACAACGCGCTGAGGCACGAAAAGAAAAGAACTGGAAAGAATCTGACAGACTCCGCGACGTCATTGCGGGTCTTGGTTTCGTTGTCGAAGATGGCAAAGTGGGGCAGAAGATTCGTGAACGTCGATAA
- a CDS encoding ORF6N domain-containing protein, producing the protein MSKPDISLIPGERIESRIFFVRGKKIMFDRHLAELYGVTTGALNQAVVRNKSRFPEDFMFRLTKEEIEVFKSQFVISNRSLIRGRYVPYAFTEQGVAMLSTVLKSKKAIQVNIQIIRTFTKLREMIASNAELRKKLDNLERKYDDQFSAVFKAIKSLIIEKDVPKKPIGF; encoded by the coding sequence ATGAGTAAACCAGATATTTCTCTGATTCCGGGTGAGCGAATTGAGTCGCGTATTTTTTTTGTCAGGGGCAAGAAGATCATGTTTGATCGGCATCTGGCCGAGCTCTACGGCGTGACAACGGGCGCTCTCAACCAGGCTGTCGTCCGCAACAAGTCTCGATTCCCTGAAGACTTCATGTTTCGTCTAACAAAAGAAGAGATCGAGGTTTTCAAATCACAATTTGTGATTTCAAACCGTTCACTTATTCGAGGGCGGTACGTTCCTTATGCGTTCACAGAACAGGGTGTAGCTATGCTGTCGACCGTTCTTAAGAGCAAGAAAGCGATCCAGGTAAACATCCAAATCATTCGAACCTTTACGAAGCTTCGTGAGATGATCGCGAGCAATGCGGAGTTGCGAAAGAAGCTTGATAATCTTGAACGGAAATACGACGATCAATTCAGCGCGGTTTTTAAGGCGATCAAATCGCTGATTATTGAGAAGGACGTCCCGAAGAAGCCGATTGGGTTTTAG
- the dnaJ gene encoding molecular chaperone DnaJ, producing MPKDYYSILGVDKSANEDEVKRAFRKLAHEHHPDKGGKEEKFKEINEAYQVLGDKEKRARYDQYGSAEGPQGFGGFGGGGSGFEGFDPNQFGDLGDIFGNFFGGGGRGRTQKGSDLQMDVTLTFSESVFGVTREINLNKSNACDRCAGLGGEPGSKMHECETCKGKGFVVVNQRTLLGTMQVRQNCSTCHGKGEKPEKVCSTCNGQGTVRSKKTLRVDIPAGVEDRMQVRVRGEGESIGVAGEPGDLYLNLHVTADKRFNRDGSTIYSEKNIGFTQAALGDSVEIDTVDGKVDLKIPAGTQSGTELRLRGKGVPTGRGRGDHIVVIKVTTPTKLDKKTRDFLEQANLREA from the coding sequence GTGCCCAAAGACTACTACTCAATCTTGGGCGTCGACAAGTCCGCCAACGAGGACGAGGTTAAGCGTGCCTTTAGAAAACTGGCGCATGAGCATCATCCTGATAAGGGAGGGAAGGAGGAGAAGTTCAAGGAGATCAATGAGGCGTACCAAGTACTCGGCGATAAGGAGAAGCGCGCGAGATATGACCAGTACGGAAGCGCCGAGGGGCCTCAAGGCTTTGGAGGTTTTGGTGGCGGTGGATCTGGGTTCGAGGGATTCGACCCGAACCAGTTTGGCGATCTCGGCGATATTTTTGGAAATTTCTTTGGCGGGGGAGGAAGAGGTCGAACGCAGAAAGGCTCTGATTTACAAATGGATGTCACGCTCACTTTTTCGGAGAGCGTGTTTGGGGTGACTCGAGAAATTAATTTGAACAAGTCGAACGCGTGTGACCGTTGTGCAGGACTCGGCGGAGAGCCGGGAAGCAAAATGCATGAATGCGAGACTTGTAAGGGTAAAGGATTCGTCGTTGTGAATCAGCGGACGCTTTTGGGAACCATGCAGGTTCGCCAGAATTGTTCTACGTGTCATGGCAAGGGCGAGAAGCCGGAGAAGGTTTGTTCAACCTGCAACGGACAAGGAACCGTGCGTTCGAAGAAGACACTTCGAGTTGATATTCCAGCGGGAGTTGAAGACCGCATGCAAGTGCGCGTACGCGGCGAGGGCGAGAGCATTGGCGTGGCTGGTGAACCCGGCGACCTCTATTTGAACTTGCACGTTACGGCCGACAAGCGATTCAACCGAGACGGCTCGACTATCTATTCTGAAAAGAACATCGGCTTCACTCAGGCAGCACTTGGCGACAGCGTCGAAATTGATACCGTTGATGGGAAAGTCGACCTGAAGATTCCCGCCGGCACACAGTCCGGAACCGAGCTAAGGCTACGAGGCAAGGGAGTGCCGACCGGTCGCGGACGGGGTGATCATATTGTGGTTATTAAGGTAACAACGCCGACTAAACTCGATAAAAAAACACGAGACTTTTTAGAGCAAGCAAATTTGCGGGAGGCTTAG